The Leptospirales bacterium sequence AAAGGTTCTCTCAGCGCGGCCGGAAATCGCGCATAGAGTGTAAAGGCACAAGAGAGCTTAACTGCGAGACAAACAAGTCAAGCAGATGGGAAACCAGGGCTTAGTGATCCGGTGGTTCTGTGTGGAAGGGCCATCGCTCAACGGATAAAAGGTACTCCGGGGATAACAGGCTTATCGCGCCCAAGAGTTCATATCGACGGCGCGGTTTGGCACCTCGATGTCGGCTCGTCGCATCCTGGGGCTGGAGCAGGTCCCAAGGGTTTGGCTGTTCGCCAATTAAAGCGGCACGCGAGCTGGGTTCAGAACGTCGTGAGACAGTTCGGTCCCTATCCACTGCGGGCGTTGGAGATTTGAGGGGTGCTGTCCCTAGTACGAGAGGACCGGGATGGACGAACCTCTAGTGCACCAGTTGTCGCGCCAGCGGCACCGCTGGGTAGCTACGTTCGGAACGGATAACCGCTGAAAGCATCTAAGCGGGAAGCCGACCTCAAGATGAGATCTCCCTGGACTTCGGTCCCTGAAGACACGTGGAAGACTACCACGTTGATAGGCTGCAGGTGTAAGCGCAGTAATGCGTTCAGCCGAGCAGTACTAATATGTCGTGAGGCTTGACCATATTACATCACGCCGGAGCTCAAAAGGTTCCGGCGCGGTTCAAGAGTTTGAGCCAGATGATGCGGAGCGACCCTTGCCGGGTTCTGCGCTCCAAAATTGCGACCGCGAGAGCGGCCGCCCTGAAACCCCCGTCGCGGTTTTCGCGCCGGGGGTTTTTTGTTTGGTTTCTGGAGCGGCGTCTATCCGCTCCGATTAACTTTACAGAGAATTTGATAGGCAGCGACTGCGTCGCGCTCAATGGCTCAGGGCAAGATCAACCAGGCGGGGCAGTTCCTCTGGCGAGGAAGCCGCCGTGCTGCCCGCAGGCGGCGTCGCCGTATAACCCCAGGCGCACCAGAGAAAGGCGGCGCCAAAATTGTGTGCGGCCTCTTGATCCGCGCCGCTGTCGCCGATCATGACGGCCTTTCCCGCAGCATGCAGACGAGCGGCAATCATGCGCATAGGCGCCGGCGAGGGTTTGGATTCGGCAAAGCTGTCGCCGCCTATCACTGCTGCAAAGAGATCGCCTACATTGAGTCGCTGCAAGAGCAGCGTGGCCAGCGCCTCTGGTTTGTTGGTGTAGCAAACCAGAGAGCCCCGACTGGAAAGGGAACGCAGCGCGCTCGCCATACCAGCGTACAGTTGAGTAGTATCTACAATGT is a genomic window containing:
- a CDS encoding HAD-IA family hydrolase, which gives rise to MSGRSLIFLDLDGTIEDSRADMAAAANRVRLGFGLGQRDARQLHSLVNQGMQRLYESCFDDYLTISAGVDRQARMEALRIAYETDYAQHIVDTTQLYAGMASALRSLSSRGSLVCYTNKPEALATLLLQRLNVGDLFAAVIGGDSFAESKPSPAPMRMIAARLHAAGKAVMIGDSGADQEAAHNFGAAFLWCAWGYTATPPAGSTAASSPEELPRLVDLALSH